TATCCAGCTGTTCAATCGTCCACTGATATTCAGAAAAGCAGAGAGCATCTCCTCGCCGTTTCGAGTGGAAACCGGCAAAAACAAAAGCCCTTCGGTTTCTGAAGGGCTTTTGTCCTCTCGGGTCGGGGGAGGAACCAAGAGTTGTCTGAACAAGAGGGTGGAGAGGGGAATCCCCTTATTCAGCAACTTCCGTGATTGAGTAAAATTCGGCCGCTCAGGCGACCGCCTCCTGCACATTCTCTTCGAGAAGGCCGGCGGCCAGTTCGACGCAGGCGGTGCAGGAGAGTTTTCTCGACGAGCGGATTTCCCGGCACAAAAGCGAACCGGCGGCATCCGCGAAGCGATCGGTGATCCCGGCTTTTTTGTCTTTATCGGCGACGAGTTGGGCGGCATAAATGGCACCGCACCATCCCTGCGGAGCCCTGCCGGAACCACACTTGCTCAAGTTTTCCGTCAGTTCGAGATCTTCTCCGGATACCTTCTGCCAGGCTTCGGCAACGGCCTCGGCACAATTCTTCCTTCCCTTCCTGAAAAGAAAAGCGGCGACATCCAACATGGTCTCGTTTTGCATCGGTTTATCTGCTCCTTATGGAAAGCGACAGGCGGTCGCCGGCCTGAAAAAGGGTCGCAACCTGCGTCCTGCTCATTGATATTGAAAACAATATATACAAGAAATCATATGTAGTCAAGTTGAACCGGTTCTTTTCCGCTCCGGGGAAAATCGTAGCTGAAGGGTCGCGTCTGCATATTTCAAAAATGAATTCTGTAGACGCGTATGGCATGTTCTGGGGTCGGATCAAGCCAACGAATCGAAATGCCAGCATAAATTCCAAAAACAAAACCATTTTTCGTCTTATAGCCACATTTTTATCGGCAAAAATGAGTTTTTAAGAATAACGCGAGTGAACCGATACTATGGTTCCGGAATTACTCCTCCTTACTCATTCCAGTCTGGACGATCGATTACCAGGTGGGGCATATTGGTAGAAACCCAGGCCGGGCTACACTGGACCGGCACCTTGGTTGGCGGCATAACATCATAGTGGTTCACCGTACGTTCGCCGCCGACTTGTCCTAAGGATGTGGGTTCCGGAAAAGATCTTCTGGAAAAACAGAGAATGGAAATGTGCGGCATACGATAAGGATGGTCTCTACTGCTTAAAAGTTACAGAGATCAAAGAGGGCCGTTCTTCGTCTGAAAAGGTGAGAACGGTAAGCATACAGTTAACCAGTAAAGTTTTGTCCTTAGGAGATCAGCT
This DNA window, taken from Syntrophotalea carbinolica DSM 2380, encodes the following:
- a CDS encoding C-GCAxxG-C-C family protein; the protein is MQNETMLDVAAFLFRKGRKNCAEAVAEAWQKVSGEDLELTENLSKCGSGRAPQGWCGAIYAAQLVADKDKKAGITDRFADAAGSLLCREIRSSRKLSCTACVELAAGLLEENVQEAVA